The Pricia mediterranea genome includes a window with the following:
- a CDS encoding DUF6747 family protein, translated as MKKLLLVREIYVEAFKDWTYRILKKYFKALTWFWLALFAITVYAFIYRLSTGFAFG; from the coding sequence ATGAAGAAATTATTACTTGTTAGAGAAATTTATGTAGAAGCGTTTAAGGACTGGACTTATAGAATCCTTAAAAAGTATTTTAAGGCGCTTACCTGGTTTTGGCTAGCTCTATTTGCAATTACCGTTTACGCATTCATCTACAGACTCTCTACAGGCTTTGCTTTCGGTTGA